A portion of the Cryptomeria japonica chromosome 5, Sugi_1.0, whole genome shotgun sequence genome contains these proteins:
- the LOC131075586 gene encoding uncharacterized protein LOC131075586 isoform X3: MNFLKIAPHPSARLAFTIISDCCRGFTSHAHSFALAGAKLKVNILKYGVLESNSRTRLHYNGCTNLDKNSPACIELGNGYALKEGIESTSEKNANKESFYDEVIRKVLSPSSLDPVKVKKDKGLLDDQELEKLESLENFVYEHRFDHGCLVIKAMDNEHMEDTSELLTESFAELMWGPLTYKPLLKFTIREHMMERRALVPHAVTLIGLYAEREGEWTFCGTVEISLNSKGASKFHTTPVPPKSSPYLFNMAVNKDIRRYQASLKCLIRVVGR, encoded by the exons ATGAACTTCCTAAAAATTGCTCCGCATCCTTCAGCTAGATTAGCCTTCACAATTATCTCTGATTGTTGCCGTGGATTCACTTCACACGCCCATTCATTTGCTCTTGCTGGCGCCAAATTAAAGGTTAATATCTTAAAATATGGAGTACTCGAAAGCAACAGCAGAACCAGACTACACTACAACGGGTGCACAAATTTGGATAAAAACAGTCCAGCTTGCATTGAATTGGGAAATGGATATGCTTTAAAAGAAGGAATAGAGAGTACTTCTGAGAAGAATGCCAACAAAGAATCATTCTACGATGAAGTCATTCGAAAAGTGTTAAGTCCCTCCAGCTTAGATCCAGTCAAGGTCAAGAAGGACAAGGGATTGCTAGATGATCAAGAGCTAGAAAAGTTGGAATCTTTGGAAAATTTTGTGTACGAGCATAGGTTTGATCATGGTTGTTTGGTGATTAAGGCTATGGATAATGAGCACATGGAGGATACATCAGAACTTTTGACAGAGTCCTTTGCAGAACTTATGTGGGGGCCTTTGACTTATAAGCCTTTGTTGAAGTTCACAATCAGAGAGCATATGATGGAGAGGAGGGCTCTTGTTCCACATGCCGTCACACTTATAG GCCTGTATGcagaaagagagggagaatggaCCTTTTGTGGCACTGTAGAGATTTCTTTGAATTCTAAAGGAGCTAGTAAGTTTCATACCACACCGGTTCCTCCAAAGAGTTCTCCATATCTCTTCAACATGGCAGTGAATAAAGACATTCGCAG